TCCCTTTTCCAGACCCCTGTCGGTCTAAACACTACCTCAACACCCgtctttcttttccagacgtCTGTCATACTAAACACCTTTCCAGACATCTGTCACTTTATACTGTATCTCAAAGACCTGTCTCCTTTCCAGACCCTTGTCAGTCTAAACAGTACTGTACATCAACACCCGCCTCTTACAAATATCTGTCACACTAAAAACTTTTCCAGATACCTGTCTCTTCCAGACCTGTGTGTGTCTCTCAACAGCTCCTCAACTCCAGTCTCTTTTCCAGACCCCTGTCATTCTAAGCAGTACCTCAACACCCGTCTCTCACAAATATCTGTCACACTAAACACTTTTCCAGATACCTGTCTCTTCCAGACCTCTGTGTCTCTCAACAGCTCCTCAACTCCAGTCTCTTTTCCAGACCCCTGTCATTCTAAGCAGTACCTCGACACCCGTCTCTCTTTTCCAGATATCCATCACCATCCTCCTGGTTCTGTCCATCGGAGCCTCCGAAGCCAAGAAGTTCAAGTCCGGTGGTTTTGGAGGCGGAGGTTTTGGAGGAGGCGGCATCATCGCCCAGCCCATATTCCAGCCGATCCCAATCATCCACCAACCTGTCTACGGAGGCTACGGGGGAGGAGGCTACGGAGGATACGGGGGCGGGGGCTTCGGAGGCGGGGGCTTCGGAGGTGGGGGCTTCGGAGGAGGCTACGGGGGCGGTTTCGGAGGGGGCCACGGTCTAGGTTTTGGTGGTGGACCTGGCTTAGGGTTCGGAGGAGGCCACGGTATAGGCCTAGGAGGTGGCCACGGAATCGGATACGGCGGTGGTCCAGGGATAGGCTTCGGAGGTGGCCCAGGCATCGGCTTCGGAGGTGGCCCAGGCATCGGCTTCGGAGGTGGGCCAGGCATCGGCCTCGGAGGGGGCGGATTTGGAGGTGGTGGCTACGGCCGCTGAATTTAACCGAAGCATTCGGACGCGGCGATGATTAAGAGACTCCATCTTAGTCTTGtaattaattgttgttatttacaataaataacaatataattacTTCACAAActactataaaaacaaaacttttggcATTCATGAGACTTTGAcgtcattaaatatttatttatttacgatgCATTCCATGTAATACTTTTCACGTCATTCATATTAATGTAATGTTTGAATAAATTTCACACATTGTTGAAAACTGTTTTAtacatcatttttgttttattttcctattttctttaattttatatttgatttatgaaattacaGAATATAACGTATTAATAGATATTTGTAACATAGGCCTACATTTGTCTgcgtataaatgtgtatgtataaattaatgtttgtatgtatgtatgtatgtatgtatgtatgtatgtatgtatatatatatgtatgtatatatatatatacatatatatatatatatatatatatatatatatatatatatatatatatatatatatattatatatatatatatatatatatatatatatatatatatatacatatatatatatatatatatatatatatatatatatatatatatgcatatatatatatatataaataaaaatatatatacttatacatgaatatatatatagcctacatgtatatatgtatatatacagtacatatgtatatgtatacatgcatatacagtacacaaaatgTATACACAGTAGTCACACCAGAGAGTGTTTCCAACCAAACACTATCATTGGCAAGATTCCCACCAAGGctgacgacctctctctctctctctctctctctctctctctctctctctctctctctctctctctctctctctctttattatctttttttttaccattccagTCACGACCTGGACTCTCACTTTCCAGCCAGTTCATTGTCAGTCTGTTGCATTAGTCAGGCTTAAACttaagggggtgggggagtgggtAGAGGGGGAAAGCCTGCTTGCAAGCATTTAAGTTCAGTCTTTTGTTTGCTTTGATTGATTGTGAGAAATTATAGTGAATGGATGTtaattttctattgtattttggTAACCTAGTTTTTactatcaaattattttttcatgtgctTTACAATGTCTCTTcaatgtaggatatatatatatatatatatatatatatatatatatatatatatatatatatatatatatatatatatatatggaaaataaaggctatatttcagagaccaaactgtctctctcctcaggatagacacagtttggtctctgaaatgtagcatttattttgcaaattttaaacatttctataggctccattttatatatatatatatatatatatatatatatatatatatatatatatatatatatatatatatatatatatatatatatatatatatatagatatatatatatatactaggtactatgtcatgaaaatcaaaattttcattacttaaaGAAATAGGAAATAGTATGGAAATGAAACCAAGATTATATTAATGAATTCTGAATATGAGATgagttttttatattcattaagaaaaaatacctttattttaCCTTACTGAATACAAAAAGTAACTATTTTTATCTCAGTCAATACAAAAAccgcatttcaaaattaaaacaaataaaatcattttatcttaATTCCCACCATTCTATCGCTCGAGCCTCTGATCAATATAACTTTGATTATTCATACTTAAACCCTGTATGCCTTTATTCACCAGTTATTCACAAACGGTAAATAATTATCACAAATAATTCGATATTCAATCATTCAATCACTCGAATCTCAGGTCTAGATATCGTTCACCTCTTtctgataattataattttatatatacttaaacccTATATGCCTTTGTTCCATAATTATCCACAAACAGCAAATAATTATCCCAAATAATCTGAGACCAACCAAAATAACTACCTCTACATCTCACTGACCACCTGATAATTATAACTTCACTTATAATTAAACCCTATATCCCTTTAATAACCACTTATCCACAAACATTAGATAATTATCACAAATAATTCGATATCCCCTTGAATAATTGACTCTACATCTCATTGACCTGCAggggaatataataataaaagaatgccCACCAGGGCAGAGAGCTAACTCTGGGACAATCAGGTCAAATGAACTACTGGTGGGGCACGTGGCAGGTGCCCAAAATAGTGGTCAGTGAACCGCATCCAGATTTGGGCATGTTTTGGGTACTCAATTCTAGGTTTATGAATggacgtcattctctctctctctctctctctctctctctctctctctctctctctctctctctctctctcattgtataaGTACATGTCTATGGAATggcagagttctctctctctctctctctctctctctctctctctctctctctctctctctctctctctgtataagtaCATGTCTATGGAATGGCAgagttcgttttctctctctctctctctctctctctctttagtgtgtATAAAATGAATGTATGGAATTTGCTGTAGAGGTgtgaattcttctctctctctctctctctctctctctctctctctctctctctctctctctgattccataaaatatgtatgtatgtgtatgtattctatgtatctctctctctctctctctctctctctctctctctctctctctctctttctgtatatatatatatatatatatatatatatatatatatatatatatatatatatatatatatatatatatatatcatatttcctgaatttctcaataaaaaaactagataaaaaacatatttcatatagaatctaaaactgaaatataatttctctttttgcATAAGGCAtactattataaaaatataaataaattacagtcTATATTATTTAATAACCATTT
This Macrobrachium rosenbergii isolate ZJJX-2024 chromosome 42, ASM4041242v1, whole genome shotgun sequence DNA region includes the following protein-coding sequences:
- the LOC136827647 gene encoding uncharacterized protein — its product is MRLISITILLVLSIGASEAKKFKSGGFGGGGFGGGGIIAQPIFQPIPIIHQPVYGGYGGGGYGGYGGGGFGGGGFGGGGFGGGYGGGFGGGHGLGFGGGPGLGFGGGHGIGLGGGHGIGYGGGPGIGFGGGPGIGFGGGPGIGFGGGPGIGLGGGGFGGGGYGR